The Nitrospirota bacterium DNA window ACAATTCGGGACGATACTTCGGGGCAGAGAATGAGCGAAAGAAGAATATCCGGTGCATCTCAACCCATCATCCTCCTCCTACAAAATTCACAATCTCCACCGAATCGCCGTCACGAAGGACCTGAGCATGAAAATCGCATTTCTTGACAATCTTCATGTTCACCTCAACAGCGACCCTCGCAGACTTAATCTTCAAGCCCTGCAAAAGCCCTGAGACAGTAATATCATCCT harbors:
- the thiS gene encoding sulfur carrier protein ThiS, producing the protein MKLKLNGDITEFQDDITVSGLLQGLKIKSARVAVEVNMKIVKKCDFHAQVLRDGDSVEIVNFVGGG